A single genomic interval of Polaribacter vadi harbors:
- the alaS gene encoding alanine--tRNA ligase, with translation MKSQDIRATFLNFFKEKSHLVVPSAPMVTKDDPTLMFVNSGMAPFKEYFLGNGTPKQNRITDSQKCLRVSGKHNDLEEVGYDTYHHTLFEMLGNWSFGDYFKKEAIAWAWELLTEVYKIDKDILYVTVFEGSEDADNLKMDTEAFDIWKQYIAEDRILKGNKKDNFWEMGEQGPCGPCSEIHVDIRSAEEKAKVDGRTLINEDHPHVVEIWNLVFMQYNRKANGSLEELPNKHIDTGMGFERLCMVLQNVQSNYDTDVFTPIIREIGTITNTKYGSDTKQDIATRVISDHVRAVAFSIADGQLPSNTGAGYVIRRILRRAVRYGFTFLDKKEPFIYRLVAVLSDKMGTAFPELKAQKQLIENVIKEEETSFLRTLDQGLVLLDGIISSAKTKEISGDKVFELYDTFGFPIDLTALILSEKGYTLDEKGFEAELQKQKKRSRAASEMSTEDWTILVEDAVEEFVGYDFLEANVKLTRYRKVTSKKDGEMFQLVFNLTPFYPEGGGQVGDKGYLEDANGDVVYILDTKKENNVIIHFAKNLPKNLDASFKAVVDEKQRSRTESNHTATHLLHQALREVLGTHVEQKGSAVHSKYLRFDFSHFSKLTSDEIQDVENFVNARIASKLPLEESRNITMEKAIADGAMALFGEKYGDTVRAIKFGKSIELCGGTHVKNTGDIWHFKIKSEGAVAAGIRRIEAITNDAVKDFYTDNNTVLSEVKELLNNSKNPVKAVQKLQDENADLQKQVEQLLKDKAQNLSGELKNQLQEINGVQFLATKIDLDPNGIKNLAFALGKEYQNLFLLFATAPSKEKAMLTCYISKELTAERGYDAGKVVRELGKLIHGGGGGQPFFATAGGKNPGGIPKVLERAKDYLK, from the coding sequence ATGAAATCTCAAGATATTCGTGCTACTTTTTTAAACTTTTTCAAAGAAAAATCTCATTTGGTTGTTCCTTCTGCACCAATGGTTACAAAGGATGATCCAACATTAATGTTTGTGAATTCTGGAATGGCACCATTTAAAGAATATTTTTTAGGAAATGGAACTCCAAAGCAAAACAGAATTACAGATTCTCAAAAATGTTTGCGTGTTTCTGGTAAACATAACGATTTAGAAGAAGTTGGGTATGACACCTATCATCATACTTTATTTGAAATGTTAGGGAATTGGTCTTTTGGAGATTATTTTAAAAAAGAGGCAATTGCTTGGGCTTGGGAATTATTAACCGAAGTTTATAAAATTGATAAAGACATCTTATATGTAACCGTTTTTGAAGGTTCAGAAGATGCTGATAACCTAAAAATGGATACAGAAGCTTTTGATATTTGGAAACAATATATTGCTGAAGACCGAATTTTAAAAGGAAATAAAAAAGATAATTTTTGGGAAATGGGCGAACAAGGACCTTGTGGACCTTGCTCTGAAATTCATGTTGATATTCGTTCTGCAGAAGAAAAAGCTAAAGTTGATGGACGTACTTTAATTAACGAAGACCATCCTCATGTTGTGGAAATTTGGAACTTGGTTTTTATGCAATATAACAGGAAAGCCAATGGTTCTTTAGAGGAATTACCAAACAAGCATATAGATACTGGTATGGGTTTTGAACGCCTTTGTATGGTTTTACAAAATGTTCAATCTAATTATGATACTGATGTTTTTACACCAATTATTAGAGAAATTGGTACGATTACAAATACAAAATACGGTTCAGATACAAAACAAGATATTGCAACTCGTGTAATTTCAGATCATGTTAGAGCTGTTGCTTTTTCTATTGCAGATGGTCAATTACCAAGCAATACTGGAGCTGGTTATGTAATTCGTAGAATTTTACGAAGAGCTGTAAGATATGGTTTTACTTTTTTAGATAAAAAAGAGCCTTTTATTTATAGATTAGTTGCTGTTTTAAGTGATAAAATGGGTACAGCTTTCCCTGAATTAAAAGCGCAAAAACAATTGATTGAAAATGTAATTAAAGAAGAAGAAACATCTTTTTTAAGAACTTTAGATCAAGGTTTGGTTTTGTTAGATGGTATTATTTCATCAGCAAAAACAAAAGAAATTTCTGGTGATAAAGTATTTGAATTGTATGATACTTTTGGTTTTCCAATCGATTTAACAGCTTTAATATTATCTGAAAAAGGCTATACTTTAGACGAAAAAGGCTTTGAAGCTGAACTGCAAAAACAAAAGAAACGCTCAAGAGCTGCTAGTGAAATGAGCACAGAAGATTGGACTATTTTAGTTGAAGATGCTGTTGAGGAATTTGTTGGTTACGACTTTTTAGAAGCAAACGTAAAACTAACTAGATACAGAAAAGTAACCTCTAAAAAAGATGGTGAAATGTTTCAATTGGTTTTTAATTTAACGCCTTTTTATCCAGAAGGTGGAGGTCAAGTTGGTGATAAAGGATATTTAGAAGATGCAAATGGTGATGTTGTTTATATTTTAGATACCAAAAAAGAAAATAACGTAATTATTCATTTTGCAAAAAATCTTCCAAAAAATTTAGACGCTTCTTTTAAAGCTGTGGTTGATGAAAAGCAACGATCTAGAACAGAAAGCAATCACACAGCAACACATTTATTGCATCAAGCATTAAGAGAAGTTTTAGGAACACATGTAGAGCAAAAAGGTTCTGCTGTGCACTCTAAATACTTACGTTTCGATTTCTCTCATTTTTCTAAATTAACTTCGGATGAAATTCAGGATGTCGAAAACTTTGTGAACGCAAGAATTGCTAGCAAATTACCTTTAGAAGAAAGCAGAAATATTACCATGGAAAAAGCAATTGCAGATGGAGCAATGGCTTTATTTGGCGAAAAATATGGAGATACTGTTAGAGCAATAAAATTCGGAAAATCTATAGAACTTTGTGGAGGAACACATGTAAAAAACACAGGCGATATTTGGCATTTTAAAATAAAATCTGAAGGTGCAGTTGCTGCAGGAATTAGAAGAATAGAAGCTATTACAAATGATGCTGTAAAAGATTTTTATACTGATAATAATACTGTTTTATCGGAAGTTAAAGAACTTTTAAATAATTCGAAAAACCCTGTAAAAGCTGTTCAAAAATTGCAAGATGAAAATGCAGATTTGCAAAAACAAGTTGAGCAATTATTAAAAGATAAAGCGCAAAATTTATCTGGCGAACTTAAAAACCAATTGCAAGAAATAAATGGTGTTCAGTTTTTAGCAACGAAGATTGATTTAGATCCTAATGGAATTAAAAATTTAGCGTTTGCTTTAGGAAAAGAATATCAAAATTTATTTTTATTATTTGCGACAGCTCCTTCAAAAGAAAAAGCAATGTTAACGTGTTATATTTCTAAAGAATTAACAGCAGAACGTGGCTATGATGCAGGAAAAGTAGTGAGGGAATTAGGGAAATTAATTCACGGAGGTGGAGGTGGTCAGCCATTTTTTGCAACTGCTGGAGGTAAAAACCCTGGAGGAATTCCTAAAGTTTTGGAAAGAGCAAAAGATTATTTAAAATAA
- a CDS encoding GSCFA domain-containing protein, producing the protein MKLQTQIPIKKQQHNQIDYNSKLFLVGSCFSENIGNKLNYFKFQATQNPFGILFHPKSIETFITNAINKKVYSESDLVFQNERWHCFDAHSSLSSSDKNELLENLNSAIVSTNNKLKETSHIIITLGTAWVYRFIDTDEIVANCHKIPQKKFLKELLTVDEITESLEAIIVLLKSINRDVNIIFTVSPVRHLKDGFIENTQSKAHLIAGIHNTINARKNINYFPSFELMMDELRDYRFYAEDMIHPNATAINYIWEKFTDTWFAEEIASTLKEIDAIQKGILHRPFNQNSAEHQQFLKKLALKKEKIKVQFPFINF; encoded by the coding sequence ATGAAACTACAAACTCAAATTCCAATAAAAAAACAACAACATAATCAAATAGATTATAACTCAAAATTGTTTTTAGTAGGTTCGTGTTTTTCAGAAAATATTGGCAACAAATTAAATTATTTTAAATTTCAAGCGACTCAAAATCCGTTTGGAATTCTTTTTCATCCAAAATCGATTGAGACTTTCATTACAAATGCTATCAATAAAAAAGTATATTCAGAAAGTGATTTAGTTTTTCAAAATGAACGTTGGCATTGTTTTGATGCACATTCTAGTTTGAGTTCTTCAGATAAAAATGAACTTTTAGAAAATTTGAATTCGGCAATTGTATCGACAAATAATAAACTAAAAGAAACTTCTCATATTATCATTACATTAGGAACTGCTTGGGTTTACAGATTTATAGATACTGATGAGATTGTAGCCAATTGTCATAAAATTCCACAGAAAAAATTCTTAAAAGAGCTTTTAACTGTTGATGAAATTACTGAAAGTTTAGAGGCAATTATTGTACTTCTAAAATCAATCAATAGAGACGTGAATATCATTTTTACAGTTTCTCCTGTTCGTCATTTAAAAGACGGGTTTATAGAAAACACTCAAAGTAAAGCGCATTTAATTGCAGGAATTCATAACACAATTAATGCTCGAAAAAACATCAATTATTTTCCGAGTTTTGAACTTATGATGGACGAACTAAGAGATTATCGTTTTTACGCAGAAGATATGATTCATCCCAATGCAACAGCCATCAATTATATTTGGGAAAAATTTACAGATACTTGGTTTGCAGAAGAAATAGCATCAACCTTAAAAGAAATTGATGCAATTCAAAAAGGAATACTACACAGACCTTTTAATCAAAATTCAGCTGAGCATCAACAGTTTCTAAAGAAATTAGCATTAAAAAAGGAGAAAATTAAAGTACAATTTCCTTTCATCAATTTTTAA
- a CDS encoding DUF6252 family protein, producing the protein MKKLKNVFFFVCLSALISCSDATDEDLGISGEGSFTAKVDGVIFTSLKATVGASVSKEVAAIQGSKSDGEYIRINILNYTGVGTYTTGDAVTNVNSIQYGTVSPISTWISTFNQGTGTIKITEDTSSTISGTFSFTGVQDGFANKIVTEGTFNAPKK; encoded by the coding sequence ATGAAAAAATTAAAAAACGTATTTTTCTTTGTTTGCTTATCTGCATTAATATCTTGTAGTGATGCTACAGATGAAGATTTAGGAATTTCTGGAGAAGGCTCTTTTACAGCTAAAGTTGATGGAGTTATCTTTACATCTCTAAAAGCAACAGTTGGTGCATCTGTTTCTAAAGAAGTTGCTGCCATACAAGGATCAAAATCTGATGGAGAATATATTAGAATTAACATTTTAAACTACACTGGTGTTGGCACTTATACAACTGGAGATGCTGTTACAAATGTAAATTCCATACAATATGGCACTGTAAGCCCAATTTCAACTTGGATTTCTACCTTTAACCAAGGAACTGGAACCATTAAAATAACAGAAGACACTTCCTCAACTATTTCTGGTACGTTTTCATTTACAGGCGTTCAAGATGGTTTTGCAAACAAAATAGTTACAGAAGGTACCTTTAACGCTCCAAAAAAATAA
- a CDS encoding tetratricopeptide repeat-containing sensor histidine kinase, translated as MENIKSNILILLLLFSLSNLSQNRKIDSLKTKLNVTFNEKEKADILMLLVDNYFNTNKDSAEIYIQKTIQLTEGKENLKTPNIHSILKFAQLYIVKGDYVKSQAKYDLAWSKMKGEYNYFLYNKYYGDLGVLNFYKGDFESALKSFTAGLELAEKEKNEADQLRFLNNKALAMSYLGKAESSLDVHKKAISLAEKLNDSTALGKSFNNIGLIYEDMKEYQKALEFYKQALEIKKNGKSQVDVANSLYNVAGMYKEIGEKEKDTSLYSKAENYYQKSLNIAKKIDYGKVVLFSKTGIAQLATVRNQHEKAISIYKSVIIDAEKTNDAQTLRVCYLNLGINYLKLKQINIAESYLLKALPLIENANNPADKAKIYKNLSSVYAEKKQFPKAYTYFQKQYDLENELSKNSLQTKISDFEVKYETAKKEKEIAQQKEELLEKELAIKNRNLYTLLLASALLILGIIFFGIYKKNQFKRKQLQKEIDLKDALATIKTQNRLQEQRLRISRDLHDNIGSQLTFIISSIDNLKFVSKGENDKLKDKLSNISSFTSGTIHELRDTIWAMNKSKISVEDLHSRILSFIEKAKIAVPELEFEILYTINKNTSFSSLIGMNLFRVIQEAINNAIKYAEASKLEIHLKKEQQNFVISIIDNGKGFNINTVDLGNGLSNMEKRMSDIDGKVSINSKEKIGTEIKLEIALENTSNDV; from the coding sequence ATGGAAAATATAAAATCAAATATCTTAATTTTATTATTACTTTTTTCACTTTCGAATCTATCTCAAAACAGGAAAATAGATAGTTTAAAAACCAAATTGAATGTAACTTTTAATGAAAAGGAAAAAGCTGACATACTTATGCTGTTAGTTGATAACTATTTTAATACAAATAAAGATTCTGCTGAAATTTATATCCAAAAAACAATTCAACTAACAGAAGGTAAAGAAAATCTTAAAACGCCAAATATTCATTCTATTTTAAAATTTGCACAGCTATATATAGTAAAAGGCGATTATGTAAAATCTCAAGCTAAATACGATTTAGCCTGGAGTAAAATGAAAGGTGAATATAATTATTTTTTGTATAATAAATATTATGGAGATTTAGGAGTTTTAAATTTTTATAAAGGTGATTTCGAAAGCGCCTTAAAAAGTTTTACAGCAGGACTTGAATTGGCTGAAAAAGAAAAAAATGAAGCAGATCAATTACGATTCTTAAATAACAAAGCGCTTGCTATGTCTTATTTAGGGAAAGCAGAAAGTTCTTTGGATGTTCATAAAAAAGCAATTTCTCTTGCCGAAAAATTAAATGATTCTACTGCTTTAGGAAAATCTTTCAACAACATTGGTTTGATTTATGAGGATATGAAAGAATATCAAAAAGCTTTAGAGTTTTATAAGCAGGCTTTAGAAATTAAGAAAAATGGAAAAAGTCAAGTTGATGTTGCCAATAGCTTATATAATGTTGCAGGAATGTATAAAGAAATTGGCGAGAAAGAAAAAGACACATCCCTATATTCAAAAGCAGAAAACTACTATCAAAAATCGTTAAATATTGCTAAAAAGATAGATTATGGTAAAGTTGTTTTGTTCAGCAAAACAGGTATTGCTCAATTAGCAACTGTTAGAAATCAACATGAAAAAGCAATTTCCATTTATAAATCTGTAATAATTGATGCAGAGAAAACAAATGATGCTCAAACTTTAAGAGTTTGTTATCTTAATTTAGGTATCAATTACTTAAAATTGAAGCAAATAAATATTGCTGAAAGTTATTTATTAAAAGCACTTCCCTTAATAGAAAATGCGAATAATCCAGCAGATAAAGCTAAAATATATAAGAATTTATCTTCAGTTTATGCTGAAAAAAAACAATTTCCTAAAGCTTATACTTATTTTCAAAAACAATACGATTTAGAGAATGAACTTTCTAAAAATTCATTACAAACTAAAATATCTGATTTTGAAGTAAAATATGAAACCGCAAAAAAAGAAAAAGAAATAGCCCAGCAAAAAGAGGAACTTTTAGAAAAAGAATTAGCCATTAAAAACAGAAATTTATACACACTTCTCTTAGCATCAGCTTTACTAATTTTAGGAATTATCTTTTTTGGGATTTATAAAAAGAACCAATTTAAAAGAAAACAATTACAGAAAGAAATCGATTTGAAAGATGCTTTAGCAACGATAAAAACACAAAACAGATTGCAAGAACAACGTTTAAGAATTTCTAGAGATTTGCATGATAATATAGGTTCTCAACTTACCTTTATCATATCATCAATAGATAATTTAAAATTTGTTTCTAAAGGCGAAAATGATAAATTAAAAGATAAATTAAGCAATATTAGTTCTTTTACTTCTGGCACTATTCACGAATTAAGAGACACCATTTGGGCTATGAATAAAAGTAAAATTTCTGTTGAAGATCTGCACTCAAGAATTTTATCATTTATAGAAAAAGCAAAAATTGCAGTACCAGAATTGGAGTTTGAGATTTTATATACCATTAATAAAAATACCAGTTTTTCTTCTTTAATTGGTATGAATTTATTTCGAGTAATTCAAGAAGCTATTAATAACGCTATTAAATATGCAGAAGCCAGTAAACTTGAAATTCATCTAAAAAAAGAGCAGCAAAATTTCGTGATTTCTATTATTGATAATGGCAAAGGATTCAATATTAATACAGTCGATTTAGGAAATGGTTTAAGTAATATGGAAAAAAGAATGAGTGATATTGATGGTAAAGTGAGCATCAACTCAAAAGAAAAAATAGGTACAGAAATTAAGCTAGAAATTGCGTTAGAAAATACGTCAAATGACGTATAA
- a CDS encoding response regulator transcription factor: protein MNLKICIAEDNYFLTKAIKEKLSFFEDISVKFHANNGAELIGKLEENHNIDVILMDIQMPVMDGIKATELVKNKYPQIKVIMLTVVDDDECIFNAIKAGANGYLLKEIDAENLHKSILEVTEGGAPMTPSIALKTLNLLRNPDVSTSKSKDEEEIKLTKRETEILIQLSKGLNYNSISDNLIISPSTVRKHIENIYKKLQVHSKMEAVMKAQNRNLI from the coding sequence ATGAACTTAAAAATTTGCATTGCAGAAGACAATTATTTCTTAACCAAAGCCATCAAAGAAAAACTATCTTTTTTTGAGGATATTTCCGTAAAATTTCATGCAAATAATGGTGCAGAATTAATTGGCAAATTAGAGGAAAACCATAACATAGATGTTATTTTAATGGATATTCAAATGCCAGTAATGGATGGCATAAAAGCCACAGAATTGGTAAAGAACAAATATCCGCAGATAAAAGTAATTATGCTAACTGTTGTAGATGATGATGAGTGTATTTTTAATGCGATAAAAGCTGGTGCAAATGGCTATTTATTGAAAGAAATTGATGCTGAAAACTTACATAAAAGCATTTTAGAAGTAACAGAAGGTGGTGCACCAATGACACCAAGTATAGCTCTTAAAACCTTAAATTTATTAAGAAATCCTGATGTATCAACTTCTAAATCAAAAGATGAAGAGGAAATTAAATTAACCAAAAGAGAAACCGAAATTCTAATACAATTAAGTAAAGGTCTTAATTACAATAGTATTTCAGATAATTTAATTATTTCGCCATCAACTGTAAGAAAACACATCGAAAACATCTACAAAAAACTACAAGTACACAGTAAAATGGAAGCTGTTATGAAAGCTCAAAATAGGAATCTTATTTAA
- a CDS encoding rhodanese-like domain-containing protein, which produces MSLDIKEYLENDAIILDVRTQEEWNEGHIENAKHIVLNLIPLEIEQIKAWEKPVIAVCRSGGRSGQAAQFLKQNGVDVINGGPWQNVDQHIKK; this is translated from the coding sequence ATGAGTTTAGATATTAAAGAATATTTAGAAAACGACGCTATTATTTTAGATGTAAGAACGCAAGAAGAGTGGAATGAAGGGCATATTGAAAACGCAAAACATATTGTTTTAAATTTAATTCCTTTAGAAATTGAGCAAATAAAAGCCTGGGAAAAGCCAGTGATTGCTGTTTGTAGAAGTGGAGGTAGAAGTGGACAAGCTGCGCAATTTTTAAAACAAAATGGAGTAGATGTTATTAATGGTGGTCCTTGGCAAAATGTAGACCAACATATAAAAAAATAG
- a CDS encoding aromatic amino acid hydroxylase has protein sequence MELHFELNEVTKKLPKHLHKFVVKQPYEEYTSQNQAVWRYVMRMNVDYLSKVAHKSYIPGLEKTGISTENIPKMEGMNRILKEIGWAAVSVDGFIPPNAFMEFQAYNVLVIASDMRTINHIEYTPAPDIIHEAAGHAPIIANPEYSEYLRRFGEIGSKAISSAKDYEMYEAIRLLSILKENPNSSEKEIIEAQEQVEWLQNNIGELSEMAMIRNLHWWTVEYGLIGTLENPKIYGAGLLSSIGESAWCMQDEVEKKPYSIDAATINFDITKPQPQLFVTPDFAYLSLVLDEFANTMALRKGGLNGIKKLIDSKGLGTIELTTGIQISGNFDKVIPFKNNKVAYFQTVGETALANRDKELIGHGISTHKNGFGSPIGKLKGINLPIEDMSPRDLKAYGIYEGEFMTLEFESGIILKGKAITGTRDLRGKILMITFDECTVTYKDEVLFQPDWGLYDMAVGKEVVSAYAGAADVASFLDTSKVSETKTHKITYSETAKKLYVLYDEVREMRETNSATEDKIEAIFHQLKKEYSEDWLLLLELYELALENNFAIKNKLLNTLQALKSNKSYTKLIENGLNLHLN, from the coding sequence ATGGAATTGCATTTTGAATTGAACGAAGTAACCAAAAAGTTACCCAAACATTTGCACAAGTTTGTTGTAAAACAACCTTATGAAGAATATACATCTCAAAACCAAGCAGTTTGGAGATATGTGATGCGAATGAATGTAGATTATTTAAGCAAAGTTGCGCATAAATCTTACATTCCTGGTTTGGAAAAAACAGGAATTTCTACTGAAAATATTCCAAAAATGGAAGGCATGAACCGAATTTTAAAAGAAATTGGTTGGGCTGCAGTTTCTGTAGATGGTTTTATTCCACCAAATGCTTTTATGGAATTCCAAGCGTATAATGTGTTGGTAATTGCATCAGATATGCGAACTATAAATCACATAGAATATACACCTGCACCAGATATTATTCATGAAGCTGCTGGACATGCACCCATTATTGCAAACCCAGAATATTCTGAATATTTAAGACGCTTTGGAGAAATTGGCAGCAAAGCAATTTCATCTGCCAAAGATTATGAAATGTATGAAGCTATTAGGCTTTTATCTATTTTAAAAGAAAATCCAAATTCTAGTGAAAAAGAAATAATCGAAGCCCAAGAGCAAGTAGAATGGTTGCAAAATAATATTGGGGAATTGTCGGAAATGGCAATGATTAGAAATTTACATTGGTGGACTGTAGAATATGGTTTGATTGGTACTTTAGAAAACCCAAAAATTTATGGAGCAGGTTTGCTTTCATCTATTGGAGAAAGTGCTTGGTGTATGCAAGATGAAGTGGAAAAAAAGCCATATTCAATTGATGCTGCCACTATTAATTTTGATATTACAAAACCACAACCTCAATTATTTGTAACGCCAGATTTTGCATATTTAAGTTTGGTTTTAGACGAATTTGCAAATACAATGGCTTTGCGAAAAGGAGGTTTAAATGGCATTAAAAAGTTAATAGATTCTAAAGGTTTAGGAACTATCGAATTAACGACAGGAATTCAGATTTCTGGAAATTTCGACAAAGTAATTCCGTTTAAGAATAACAAAGTTGCCTATTTTCAAACAGTTGGAGAAACTGCTTTGGCAAACAGAGATAAAGAATTAATTGGTCATGGAATTTCAACCCATAAAAATGGGTTTGGAAGTCCAATAGGTAAGCTAAAAGGAATTAATTTACCTATTGAAGACATGAGTCCAAGAGATTTAAAAGCTTATGGAATTTACGAAGGCGAATTTATGACTTTAGAGTTTGAGAGTGGCATCATTTTAAAAGGAAAAGCAATTACTGGAACTAGAGATTTACGAGGTAAAATTTTAATGATTACGTTTGATGAATGTACAGTAACTTATAAAGACGAAGTTTTATTTCAACCAGATTGGGGTTTATATGATATGGCTGTTGGTAAAGAAGTTGTTTCTGCGTATGCAGGAGCTGCAGATGTTGCTTCCTTTTTAGATACCAGTAAAGTTTCTGAAACTAAAACGCATAAAATAACCTATTCAGAAACTGCTAAAAAATTATATGTTTTGTATGATGAAGTTCGCGAAATGCGTGAAACAAATTCAGCTACTGAAGATAAAATAGAAGCGATATTTCATCAACTTAAAAAAGAATATTCAGAGGATTGGTTGTTGCTCTTAGAGTTGTATGAATTGGCTTTAGAAAACAATTTTGCTATCAAAAATAAACTTTTAAATACTTTGCAAGCATTAAAAAGTAACAAAAGTTACACTAAACTTATTGAAAATGGTTTAAATTTGCATCTAAATTAA
- a CDS encoding ankyrin repeat domain-containing protein: MKKLILPMLICLFTFSTINATDSNSETKTVKVEIVKTYEVSSFCKLIQMGDYEAVKALIKSGEDVNKKSNGLTPLMFAARHNKAKIAKLLIDNGAKIKTKSDKGGRMTALQIAERSKAIDAIKVIKEAL; the protein is encoded by the coding sequence ATGAAAAAATTAATCCTACCAATGCTAATCTGTTTATTTACATTTTCAACAATAAATGCTACAGATAGCAATTCCGAAACAAAAACCGTAAAAGTTGAAATCGTAAAAACCTATGAGGTAAGTTCTTTTTGTAAATTAATACAAATGGGAGATTATGAAGCAGTAAAAGCACTTATTAAATCTGGAGAAGACGTAAATAAAAAATCTAACGGTTTAACACCTTTAATGTTTGCTGCTAGACATAATAAAGCAAAAATTGCAAAATTATTAATAGATAATGGTGCAAAAATAAAAACAAAATCTGATAAAGGTGGTAGAATGACTGCACTACAAATTGCAGAAAGATCTAAAGCTATAGATGCTATAAAAGTGATTAAGGAAGCTCTTTAA
- the gpmI gene encoding 2,3-bisphosphoglycerate-independent phosphoglycerate mutase has product MNKKIILMILDGWGITQDPKVSAIYNAKTPYINSLYNKYPNASLRTDGEYVGLPEGQMGNSEVGHMNLGAGRIVYQNLARINKAVREKTLGQEKVLLDTFNYAKENNKKVHLLGLVSDGGIHSHINHLKGLLDVAKENNVQNVFVHAFSDGRDCDPKSGAFFMNDLQEYMKKTTGELASVTGRYFAMDRDNRWERVKKAYNGIVKGMGTRTNDIVATIQENYEAGITDEFLEPIIATNADGSAKAKIESGDVVLFFNYRTDRGRELTSALSQVDFPEYGMEKLNLYFTTITLYDHSFAGINVIYNNDNIKNTLGEVLSNAGKKQIRIAETEKYPHVTFFFSGGQEAPFEGESRILKNSPKVATYDLQPEMSAYELTDALCEDLEKGEADFVCLNFANGDMVGHTGIMEAAIKACETVDICAQKVIETGLANGYTTLLIADHGNCETMMNPDGSPHTSHTTNPVPFILIDDEIKSIKSGILGDIAPTILELMGVQQPIEMTQKSLL; this is encoded by the coding sequence ATGAACAAGAAAATTATCTTAATGATTTTAGATGGTTGGGGAATTACACAAGACCCAAAAGTATCTGCCATTTACAACGCAAAAACACCTTACATAAACTCTTTATACAACAAATATCCAAACGCATCTTTAAGAACAGATGGAGAATATGTTGGTTTGCCTGAAGGACAAATGGGTAATTCTGAAGTTGGCCATATGAATTTAGGTGCTGGTAGAATTGTGTATCAAAACTTAGCGAGAATTAATAAAGCAGTTCGTGAAAAAACGTTAGGGCAAGAAAAAGTTTTGTTAGATACTTTTAATTACGCCAAAGAAAATAATAAAAAAGTACATTTATTAGGGTTAGTTTCAGATGGTGGTATTCACTCACACATCAACCATTTAAAAGGTCTTTTAGATGTTGCAAAAGAAAATAATGTGCAAAATGTTTTTGTTCATGCTTTTTCTGATGGTCGAGATTGTGATCCAAAATCTGGTGCTTTTTTCATGAATGATCTTCAAGAATATATGAAGAAAACAACTGGAGAACTTGCCTCTGTTACTGGTCGTTATTTTGCGATGGACAGAGATAATAGATGGGAAAGAGTAAAAAAAGCTTACAATGGTATCGTTAAAGGAATGGGAACAAGAACCAACGATATTGTTGCTACTATTCAAGAAAATTATGAAGCTGGAATTACTGACGAGTTTTTAGAACCAATTATCGCTACCAATGCAGATGGTTCTGCAAAAGCTAAAATTGAATCTGGTGATGTCGTTTTATTTTTTAATTATAGAACAGATAGAGGAAGAGAACTAACAAGTGCTTTATCTCAAGTTGATTTTCCTGAATATGGAATGGAAAAATTAAACTTATATTTTACAACCATCACTTTGTACGACCATAGTTTTGCTGGAATTAATGTAATTTATAATAATGATAATATCAAAAACACTTTAGGTGAAGTTTTATCGAATGCTGGCAAAAAACAAATAAGAATTGCTGAAACAGAAAAATATCCTCACGTAACTTTTTTCTTTTCTGGTGGACAAGAGGCTCCTTTTGAAGGCGAATCTCGAATTTTAAAAAACTCACCAAAAGTAGCAACCTACGATTTACAACCAGAAATGTCTGCATACGAATTAACAGATGCTTTGTGCGAAGATTTAGAAAAAGGTGAAGCAGATTTTGTGTGTTTAAATTTTGCAAATGGAGATATGGTTGGCCATACAGGAATTATGGAAGCTGCCATAAAAGCTTGCGAAACTGTAGATATTTGTGCACAAAAAGTAATTGAAACTGGTTTAGCAAATGGCTATACAACGTTATTAATTGCAGATCATGGAAACTGCGAAACGATGATGAATCCTGATGGTTCTCCTCATACTTCACATACCACAAATCCTGTTCCTTTTATTTTAATTGATGATGAAATAAAATCAATTAAAAGTGGTATTTTAGGTGATATTGCTCCAACAATTTTAGAACTTATGGGAGTGCAACAACCTATAGAAATGACTCAAAAATCTTTATTATAA